One part of the Janthinobacterium sp. 17J80-10 genome encodes these proteins:
- a CDS encoding tryptophan--tRNA ligase — MFPDRVVSGMRPTGALHLGHYHGALKNWVKMQAEVPCLFFVADWHALTTHYEDPAQIEASTWDMVIDWLAAGVDPAQSTIFIQSKVPQHAELHLLLSMMTPLGWLERVPTYKDQQQKLADRDLSTYGFLGYPLLMSADVLLYRASMVPVGEDQIPHVEITREIARRFNHMYGKEAGFAEKVQEAIKKLGGKQGKQYDALRTAYQEQGRHEALDEARVLLDAAQSLGAADRERLFGYLAGSRKIILPEPQVRLTEASRLPGLDGQKMSKSYGNAIALREDKETVTKKLRTMPTDPARIRRTDPGNPEKCPVWQLHQVYSDAATKEWVVKGCTSAGIGCIECKQPVIDGVLREQEPMRERAQRYLDDPTLVRAIVADGCDKARALAEETMRDVREAMGLGYRS, encoded by the coding sequence ATGTTTCCCGATCGCGTCGTTTCCGGCATGCGCCCCACGGGCGCCCTCCATCTGGGCCATTACCATGGCGCCCTGAAAAACTGGGTCAAGATGCAGGCCGAGGTGCCTTGCCTGTTCTTCGTCGCCGACTGGCATGCGCTGACTACCCATTACGAAGACCCGGCGCAGATCGAAGCCAGCACCTGGGACATGGTGATCGACTGGCTGGCCGCGGGTGTCGACCCGGCGCAATCGACCATCTTCATCCAGTCCAAGGTGCCGCAGCATGCCGAGCTGCACCTGTTGCTGTCGATGATGACGCCGCTGGGCTGGCTCGAGCGCGTGCCGACCTACAAGGACCAGCAGCAAAAGCTGGCCGACCGCGACCTGTCCACCTATGGCTTCCTCGGCTATCCGCTCTTGATGTCGGCTGACGTGCTGCTGTACCGCGCCAGCATGGTGCCGGTGGGCGAAGACCAGATCCCGCACGTCGAAATTACCCGCGAGATCGCGCGCCGCTTCAACCACATGTACGGCAAGGAAGCCGGCTTTGCCGAAAAAGTCCAGGAAGCCATCAAGAAACTGGGCGGCAAGCAGGGCAAGCAATACGATGCCTTGCGCACGGCCTATCAGGAGCAGGGCAGGCACGAGGCGCTGGATGAGGCGCGCGTCTTGCTGGATGCAGCGCAAAGCCTGGGCGCGGCCGACCGCGAGCGCCTGTTCGGCTACCTTGCCGGCAGCCGCAAGATCATCCTGCCCGAGCCGCAGGTGCGCCTGACGGAAGCCTCGCGCCTGCCGGGACTCGATGGCCAGAAAATGTCCAAGAGCTATGGCAATGCCATTGCCCTGCGCGAAGACAAGGAAACGGTTACCAAGAAATTGCGCACCATGCCGACCGATCCGGCGCGCATCCGCCGCACCGATCCGGGCAATCCGGAAAAGTGCCCGGTATGGCAGCTGCACCAGGTTTATTCCGACGCCGCCACGAAGGAGTGGGTAGTCAAGGGCTGCACCTCGGCCGGCATCGGCTGCATCGAATGCAAGCAGCCGGTGATCGACGGCGTCTTGCGCGAGCAGGAGCCGATGCGCGAGCGCGCGCAGCGCTACCTCGATGACCCCACGCTGGTGCGTGCCATCGTCGCCGACGGCTGCGACAAGGCGCGTGCGCTGGCTGAAGAAACCATGCGCGATGTGCGCGAGGCCATGGGCCTCGGCTATCGCAGCTGA
- a CDS encoding cupin domain-containing protein codes for MKNLPLLGDITPARFLREYWHKKPLLVRQAIPGFKPLLKRDALVNLAQQGDVESRLITHFGRQWEMQHGPVTEVPAFAQKDWTLLLQGVNLHLDAADRLLRQFNFIPDARLDDLMISYATDGGGVGPHFDSYDVFLLQAHGQRRWRIGAQQDLTLVEGMPLKILKHFTPEEEFVLEPGDMLYLPPHYAHDGVAIGECMTYSIGFRAPSYQELGEAFLQFMVETVELPGRYADPELTPARAPAEIGNAMLQKIREKLQQISFEEEDITIFLGEYLSEPKASVYFKPPARPLSLARFIDAAGKRGVKLSRKTHMLYRGKHVFINGESFTAGRADKAPLLSLANTRCLEGMALAAASADVQETLHQWYADGWIELA; via the coding sequence ATGAAAAATCTCCCACTCCTCGGCGACATCACGCCCGCGCGCTTTTTGCGCGAATACTGGCACAAGAAACCCTTGCTGGTACGCCAGGCAATTCCTGGTTTCAAGCCCCTTCTCAAACGCGATGCCCTGGTCAATCTGGCGCAACAGGGCGATGTCGAATCGCGCCTGATCACCCACTTCGGCCGGCAATGGGAAATGCAGCACGGCCCGGTGACAGAAGTGCCCGCTTTCGCACAAAAGGACTGGACCCTGCTATTGCAAGGCGTTAATCTGCACCTCGATGCAGCCGACCGCCTGCTGCGCCAGTTCAACTTCATCCCGGACGCCCGCCTCGACGACCTGATGATCAGCTACGCCACCGATGGCGGCGGCGTCGGCCCGCATTTCGATTCCTATGATGTCTTCCTGCTGCAGGCGCATGGCCAGCGGCGCTGGCGCATCGGCGCACAGCAAGACCTCACGCTGGTCGAAGGCATGCCGCTGAAAATCCTGAAGCATTTCACGCCGGAAGAGGAATTCGTACTGGAGCCCGGCGACATGCTCTACCTGCCGCCGCACTACGCCCATGACGGCGTGGCCATCGGCGAATGCATGACTTATTCGATCGGTTTTCGCGCCCCCTCCTACCAGGAACTTGGCGAAGCCTTCCTGCAATTCATGGTTGAAACCGTTGAACTGCCGGGGCGCTATGCCGATCCGGAACTGACGCCTGCCCGCGCGCCGGCCGAAATCGGCAATGCCATGCTGCAGAAAATCCGCGAAAAACTGCAACAGATCAGCTTCGAAGAGGAAGACATCACGATTTTCCTGGGCGAATACCTTTCCGAGCCCAAGGCCAGCGTGTATTTCAAGCCGCCCGCACGCCCCTTGAGCCTGGCGCGCTTTATCGATGCGGCAGGCAAGCGCGGCGTAAAACTTTCGCGCAAGACACACATGTTGTACCGCGGCAAGCATGTTTTCATCAATGGTGAATCCTTTACGGCCGGGCGTGCCGATAAAGCACCTTTGCTGAGCCTGGCCAATACGCGCTGCCTGGAGGGGATGGCGCTGGCGGCGGCTTCCGCAGACGTGCAGGAAACCCTGCACCAGTGGTATGCCGATGGCTGGATCGAGTTGGCTTAA
- the htpX gene encoding protease HtpX gives MKRIFLFIATNIAVVAVMTVVLSVLGVDKFLTAQGLNLPMLMVFSLVVGFTGSIISLLISKPMAKWSTGAQVIETPSNSTEFWLVDTVARLAQKAGIGMPEVAIYQGEPNAFATGAFKNSALVAVSTGLLESMTREEVEAVLGHEVAHVANGDMVTMALIQGVVNTFVVFLSRVVGYAVDRALSRGDNDSPGIGYMVTVMVCQIVFGIAASMIVAWFSRQREFRADAGAAQLLGGPKPMIHALARLGGLEPNNLPQSMAAMGIANDKPGFMALFSSHPPIEQRIAALQGTR, from the coding sequence ATGAAACGAATTTTTCTGTTCATTGCCACCAACATTGCCGTAGTTGCGGTCATGACGGTGGTGCTTTCAGTACTGGGCGTGGACAAGTTCCTGACCGCGCAGGGCCTGAACCTGCCGATGCTGATGGTGTTTTCGCTGGTGGTCGGTTTCACCGGTTCCATCATCTCGCTGTTGATCAGCAAGCCGATGGCGAAATGGTCCACCGGCGCGCAAGTCATCGAGACGCCGTCCAATTCGACCGAGTTCTGGCTGGTTGATACTGTCGCCAGGCTGGCCCAGAAAGCCGGCATCGGCATGCCGGAAGTGGCCATCTACCAGGGCGAGCCGAACGCCTTCGCCACCGGCGCATTCAAGAATTCGGCGCTCGTGGCGGTGTCCACCGGCCTGCTCGAATCCATGACCCGCGAGGAAGTCGAAGCCGTGCTCGGCCATGAAGTGGCCCACGTGGCCAATGGCGACATGGTGACGATGGCCCTGATCCAGGGCGTGGTGAATACCTTCGTGGTGTTCCTGTCGCGCGTGGTCGGCTATGCGGTGGACCGCGCGCTGTCCAGGGGTGATAACGACAGCCCCGGCATCGGCTACATGGTGACCGTCATGGTGTGCCAGATCGTCTTCGGCATCGCCGCCTCGATGATCGTGGCCTGGTTCTCGCGCCAGCGCGAGTTCCGCGCCGACGCCGGCGCTGCGCAATTGCTGGGCGGCCCCAAGCCGATGATCCATGCGCTGGCGCGCCTGGGCGGCCTGGAGCCGAACAACCTGCCGCAGTCGATGGCCGCGATGGGTATTGCCAATGACAAGCCGGGCTTCATGGCGCTGTTTTCCAGCCATCCGCCGATCGAGCAGCGTATTGCCGCCCTGCAGGGCACGCGCTGA
- the bamC gene encoding outer membrane protein assembly factor BamC, producing the protein MISLHSTCFTRSLLGAAILASLAGCGGSLNSMLEPERVDYKSASKAPAKTLEIPPNLTQLQRDNRYAINENNRGVATASGYTQQQQGSGAAAATGGTQVVAPAVASDMRVERDGNQRWLVIKKSPEVLWPQIKDFWQDAGFLVNVEMPDAGVLETDWAEKRLNVPQGTIRGFLAKTLDTAYDSAVRDKFRTRLERAPDGSTEIYISHRGAEEVHTGTTGTSGPQSTMWVGRPADPELEAQMLSKLMVRLGAEEVRAKSVVANATPLQARSRLVKADSGAYVENNEGFDRSWRRVGLALDRVGFTVEDRDRSQGVYFVRYVDQDKEAKARAESEKGFISKLFSWGSSKDDPKSAQRYRISVKETTGVSRVQVLDADGRSDNSATAGRILTLLNEQLK; encoded by the coding sequence ATGATTTCGTTGCACTCAACTTGTTTCACGCGCAGCCTGCTTGGCGCGGCCATTCTTGCCAGCTTGGCCGGCTGCGGCGGTTCGCTGAATTCGATGCTGGAACCGGAGCGGGTGGATTACAAAAGCGCGAGCAAGGCGCCCGCCAAGACCCTGGAAATCCCGCCGAACCTGACGCAATTACAGCGCGATAATCGTTACGCCATCAATGAAAACAACCGCGGCGTTGCCACCGCCTCAGGCTACACCCAGCAGCAACAGGGCAGTGGCGCGGCTGCAGCAACGGGGGGCACCCAGGTGGTCGCGCCCGCCGTGGCCTCGGACATGCGTGTCGAACGCGACGGCAACCAGCGCTGGCTGGTGATCAAGAAATCGCCGGAAGTCCTGTGGCCGCAAATCAAGGATTTTTGGCAGGACGCCGGATTCCTGGTCAATGTCGAGATGCCTGACGCCGGCGTGCTGGAAACCGACTGGGCGGAAAAGCGCCTGAACGTGCCGCAGGGGACGATTCGCGGTTTCCTCGCCAAGACCCTCGACACCGCCTACGATAGCGCCGTGCGGGACAAATTCCGTACCCGCCTGGAACGCGCGCCGGATGGCAGCACCGAGATTTACATCAGCCACCGCGGCGCCGAGGAAGTGCATACCGGCACCACTGGCACCAGCGGCCCGCAAAGCACGATGTGGGTAGGCCGTCCGGCCGACCCGGAACTGGAAGCGCAGATGCTGAGCAAGCTGATGGTGCGGCTGGGCGCCGAAGAAGTGCGCGCCAAGTCCGTGGTTGCCAATGCGACGCCGCTGCAGGCGCGCTCCAGGCTGGTCAAGGCTGACTCCGGCGCGTATGTCGAAAACAATGAAGGGTTCGACCGCTCCTGGCGCCGTGTCGGCCTGGCGCTGGACCGCGTCGGCTTCACCGTGGAAGACCGCGACCGCTCGCAAGGCGTGTATTTCGTGCGCTACGTCGACCAGGACAAGGAAGCCAAGGCCAGGGCCGAGTCCGAGAAGGGCTTTATCTCGAAGCTGTTCTCGTGGGGTTCCTCCAAGGACGATCCGAAGTCGGCGCAGCGTTACCGCATTTCGGTCAAGGAAACTACCGGCGTCAGCCGCGTCCAGGTCCTCGATGCGGACGGGCGCTCGGACAATTCGGCGACTGCCGGCAGGATTCTGACTTTGCTGAATGAGCAGCTGAAGTAA
- a CDS encoding methyltransferase domain-containing protein has translation MAAEFPAQPSAWVQRFAPLIAPGEVLDLACGSGRHSRLLAAMGHPVCTLDRDGAALAALAASAPAGIATFQFDLENGTPWPFAPARFAGIVVTNYLHRPLFAAMLASLAPGGVLIYETFARGNERYGKPSNPDFLLRQGELLEVVRNPAMPDWRVVAFEDGYVAAPKPAMVQRICAIAPGASAQALAADFPPIF, from the coding sequence ATGGCGGCTGAATTTCCGGCACAGCCCTCGGCCTGGGTGCAGCGCTTTGCGCCGCTGATTGCGCCAGGCGAAGTGCTCGACCTGGCGTGCGGCAGCGGCCGCCATAGCCGCCTGCTGGCGGCCATGGGCCACCCCGTCTGTACGCTGGACCGCGATGGCGCAGCCCTGGCGGCGCTGGCGGCGTCGGCGCCCGCCGGCATCGCGACTTTCCAGTTTGACCTCGAAAATGGCACGCCCTGGCCGTTTGCGCCGGCGCGTTTTGCCGGCATCGTCGTCACCAATTACCTGCACCGGCCCCTGTTTGCTGCCATGCTGGCAAGCCTGGCGCCAGGCGGCGTGCTGATCTACGAGACCTTCGCGCGAGGTAACGAGCGCTACGGTAAGCCGTCGAACCCGGATTTTTTGCTGCGGCAGGGCGAATTGCTCGAAGTGGTGCGCAATCCGGCCATGCCGGACTGGCGTGTCGTCGCTTTCGAGGACGGTTACGTGGCGGCGCCCAAGCCGGCCATGGTGCAGCGGATTTGCGCGATTGCGCCCGGGGCGTCGGCGCAGGCTCTCGCCGCCGATTTTCCGCCGATTTTTTAA
- a CDS encoding L-threonylcarbamoyladenylate synthase produces the protein MSQFFQIHPDNPQLRLIKQAVQIIRAGGIVALPTDSCYALCCHLDDKDAVTKLRRIRGIDDKHHLALLCRDLSQIAEYARVDNSQFRLLKAATPGPYTFILEATKEVPRRVSHPSRKTIGLRVPENAVALALLEELGEPLLGTTLILPDDDLPLTDPDVVREKLERQIELVIDGGACGLEMTTVIDLSGAAPELVRQGRGDAAMFGL, from the coding sequence ATGAGCCAATTTTTCCAGATTCATCCCGACAACCCGCAGCTGCGGCTGATCAAGCAGGCGGTGCAAATCATCCGCGCCGGCGGCATCGTCGCCTTGCCCACCGATTCCTGCTACGCCCTGTGCTGCCACCTGGACGACAAGGACGCGGTCACCAAATTGCGCCGCATCCGCGGCATCGATGACAAGCACCACCTGGCGCTGTTGTGCCGCGACCTCTCCCAGATCGCCGAATACGCCAGGGTGGACAACAGCCAGTTCCGCCTGCTCAAGGCAGCGACGCCCGGGCCCTATACCTTCATCCTCGAAGCCACCAAGGAAGTGCCGCGCCGGGTCAGCCACCCCTCGCGCAAGACCATCGGCCTGCGCGTGCCGGAAAACGCCGTTGCGCTGGCGTTGCTGGAAGAGTTGGGCGAGCCGCTTCTGGGCACCACCCTGATCCTGCCGGATGACGATTTGCCCTTGACCGATCCCGACGTCGTGCGCGAAAAGCTGGAACGCCAGATCGAGCTGGTGATCGATGGCGGCGCCTGCGGCCTGGAAATGACCACCGTCATCGACCTGTCCGGCGCTGCGCCCGAGCTGGTGCGGCAGGGCAGGGGCGATGCTGCCATGTTCGGCCTCTAG
- the mutS gene encoding DNA mismatch repair protein MutS yields MAELDKHTPMMQQFLRIKADHPTTLLFYRMGDFYELFFDDAEKASRLLGITLTQRGSSNGIPVKMAGVPFHSCEQYLARLIKMGESVAICEQIGDPATSKGPVERKVMRVITPGTLTDADLLPEKSERPLLALFQQTQRKQATVGLAWLSLASGALKMMEFSCDEKVLDARLRQELERIGPAEVLVAEDAQDELFSAPGNALAARRTGVPGWHFDLANGKKALLEQLEVGTLAGFGAEHLGAAIGAAGALLRYAQSTQGRGLQHVRSLTVESEAEFIGLDAATRRNLELTETLRGQDGAGNAPTLFSTLDHCRTAMGSRLLRHWVHHARRDQQVARARHAAINALMRNDACSGLASTLAAVPDIERITTRVALLSARPRDLAGLRGGLQHLPSLRAYVGMCTRDAEAPLLHAILDDLADPAECLDLLERAIALEPATMVRDGGVIARGFDADLDELRGLSENAGQFLVDLETRERARTGIGNLRVEYNKVHGFYIEVTHGQTDKVPDDYRRRQTLKNAERYITPELKAFEDKALSAQERALSREKFLYEQVLIALAPHIATLQAIAHATAQLDTLAALAAHALAHNWCAPLLVDEPVISIGQGRHPVVENQIERFIANDCELADERKLLLITGPNMGGKSTYMRQVALITLLAYMGSFVPASAVTIGPIDRIFTRIGAADDLAGGRSTFMVEMTESAAILNGATEHSLVLMDEVGRGTSTFDGLALAWAIARHLIDTTRSFTLFATHYFELTQLPDTHPTCANVHLSAVEHKDSIVFLHAVQAGPASQSYGLQVAQLAGVPPAVIRAARKHLAALESSSLQTTPQFDLFAAGTPEIAFEGAATAPESAEATALRVALAELDPDAMTPRDALDALYRLKKLQDACA; encoded by the coding sequence ATGGCTGAGCTAGATAAACACACGCCGATGATGCAGCAATTTTTGCGCATCAAGGCTGACCACCCGACCACCCTGCTGTTCTACCGCATGGGCGATTTTTACGAGCTGTTTTTCGACGATGCCGAAAAAGCCTCGCGCCTGCTCGGCATCACGCTTACCCAACGGGGATCGTCCAACGGCATCCCGGTGAAGATGGCAGGCGTGCCCTTCCACTCCTGCGAACAATACCTGGCCCGCCTGATCAAGATGGGCGAATCCGTCGCCATCTGCGAGCAGATCGGCGACCCCGCCACCAGCAAGGGACCGGTCGAACGCAAGGTGATGCGGGTAATCACGCCCGGCACCCTGACCGACGCCGACCTGCTGCCGGAAAAATCCGAGCGCCCGCTGCTGGCGCTGTTCCAGCAAACCCAGCGCAAGCAAGCCACGGTCGGCCTGGCCTGGCTGTCGCTAGCCAGCGGCGCGCTGAAGATGATGGAATTTTCCTGCGATGAAAAGGTCCTCGATGCCCGCCTGCGCCAGGAACTCGAACGCATCGGCCCGGCCGAGGTACTGGTGGCCGAGGATGCGCAGGATGAACTCTTCTCTGCCCCCGGCAATGCCCTGGCGGCGCGGCGCACAGGCGTGCCGGGCTGGCACTTCGACCTCGCCAATGGCAAAAAGGCCTTGCTCGAACAACTTGAAGTGGGCACCCTCGCCGGCTTCGGCGCAGAGCATCTTGGCGCCGCCATCGGCGCCGCCGGCGCGCTGCTGCGCTATGCCCAGTCGACCCAGGGCCGCGGCCTGCAGCACGTGCGCAGCCTGACGGTCGAATCCGAAGCCGAATTCATCGGCCTGGACGCCGCCACCCGCCGCAACCTGGAACTGACCGAAACCCTGCGCGGGCAGGATGGCGCAGGCAATGCGCCCACGCTGTTCTCTACGCTCGACCACTGCCGCACGGCGATGGGCTCGCGCCTCTTGCGTCACTGGGTGCACCATGCCCGGCGCGACCAGCAGGTCGCCCGCGCGCGCCATGCCGCCATCAACGCCCTGATGCGCAACGATGCCTGCTCCGGCCTGGCCTCGACGCTGGCGGCGGTGCCCGACATCGAACGCATCACCACTCGCGTGGCGCTCTTGTCGGCGCGTCCGCGCGACCTGGCCGGCCTGCGCGGCGGCCTGCAGCACCTGCCCTCGCTGCGCGCCTATGTCGGCATGTGCACGCGCGACGCCGAAGCGCCGCTCTTGCACGCCATTCTCGACGACCTGGCCGACCCGGCCGAATGCCTGGACCTGCTGGAACGCGCCATCGCCCTGGAACCGGCCACCATGGTGCGCGACGGCGGCGTGATCGCGCGCGGCTTCGATGCCGACCTCGACGAGCTGCGCGGCCTGTCGGAAAACGCCGGCCAGTTCCTGGTGGACCTGGAAACACGCGAGCGCGCCCGCACCGGCATCGGCAACCTGCGCGTCGAATACAACAAGGTGCATGGCTTTTACATCGAAGTCACGCATGGCCAGACCGACAAGGTACCCGACGACTACCGCCGCCGCCAGACCCTGAAGAATGCCGAGCGCTACATCACGCCGGAACTCAAGGCCTTCGAGGACAAGGCGCTGTCGGCGCAGGAACGCGCCCTTTCGCGCGAAAAATTCCTCTACGAGCAGGTGCTGATCGCCCTCGCCCCGCATATCGCCACGCTGCAGGCGATCGCCCACGCTACCGCCCAGCTTGATACCCTGGCGGCGCTGGCCGCGCACGCGCTGGCGCACAACTGGTGCGCCCCGCTGCTGGTGGACGAGCCGGTCATTTCGATCGGCCAGGGCCGCCACCCGGTGGTGGAAAACCAGATCGAGCGCTTCATCGCCAACGACTGCGAGCTCGCCGACGAGCGCAAGCTGCTGCTGATTACCGGCCCCAACATGGGCGGCAAATCGACTTACATGCGCCAGGTCGCGTTGATCACCCTGCTGGCCTACATGGGCAGCTTCGTGCCGGCCAGTGCTGTCACCATCGGCCCGATCGACCGCATCTTCACCCGCATCGGCGCCGCCGACGACCTCGCCGGCGGGCGTTCGACCTTCATGGTCGAGATGACCGAATCGGCGGCAATCCTCAATGGCGCAACGGAACACTCGCTGGTGCTGATGGATGAAGTGGGGCGCGGCACCTCGACTTTCGATGGCCTGGCGCTGGCATGGGCGATTGCACGCCACCTGATCGATACAACCAGGAGCTTCACGCTGTTTGCAACGCATTATTTCGAGCTGACCCAGTTGCCGGACACCCACCCGACCTGCGCCAACGTGCACCTGTCGGCAGTCGAGCACAAGGACAGCATCGTCTTCCTGCACGCGGTGCAGGCCGGCCCTGCTTCGCAAAGCTACGGCTTGCAGGTGGCACAACTGGCCGGCGTGCCGCCGGCAGTCATTCGCGCCGCGCGCAAGCATCTGGCGGCGCTGGAATCGAGTTCGCTGCAAACCACCCCGCAGTTCGACCTGTTTGCCGCAGGCACGCCCGAAATTGCATTCGAGGGTGCAGCCACCGCCCCGGAAAGCGCAGAAGCCACGGCCCTGCGCGTTGCGTTGGCAGAACTCGACCCGGATGCGATGACACCGCGCGATGCCCTGGATGCGCTCTACCGCCTCAAGAAGCTGCAGGACGCATGCGCATGA
- the dapA gene encoding 4-hydroxy-tetrahydrodipicolinate synthase, with amino-acid sequence MIQGSIVAIVTPMHADGSLDLPGLRNLIDWHIAEGTDGIVIVGTTGESPTVSVEEHCELIKVAVEHTAKRVPVIAGTGGNSTAEAIELTRYAKNVGADASLQVVPYYNRPTQEGMYQHFKKIAEAVDLPVILYNVPGRTVADMANETIVRLAQVPGIIGVKDATGNIARGTDLLRLAPKSFAVYSGDDATAMALMFCGAKGNISVTANVAPRAMHELCVAAMQGEIARAIEINNRMLPLHNKLFVEPNPVPVKWAMAEMGKIPSGIRLPLVPLAQEYQETVRKALREAAVLQ; translated from the coding sequence ATGATTCAGGGCAGCATAGTAGCGATCGTCACCCCCATGCATGCAGACGGCAGCCTCGACTTGCCGGGTTTGCGTAATCTCATCGACTGGCATATCGCCGAAGGCACCGATGGCATCGTCATTGTCGGTACCACAGGTGAATCGCCCACCGTATCGGTCGAAGAACACTGCGAACTGATCAAGGTGGCGGTGGAGCATACGGCCAAGCGCGTTCCCGTCATCGCCGGTACAGGCGGCAACTCGACTGCGGAAGCCATCGAACTGACCCGCTATGCGAAGAATGTCGGTGCGGATGCCTCGCTGCAAGTAGTGCCCTACTATAACCGTCCGACCCAGGAAGGCATGTACCAGCACTTCAAGAAAATCGCCGAGGCGGTGGACTTGCCAGTGATCCTGTACAACGTGCCGGGCCGCACCGTGGCCGACATGGCCAACGAAACCATCGTGCGCCTGGCGCAGGTGCCGGGCATCATCGGGGTCAAGGATGCAACTGGCAACATTGCCCGCGGCACCGATCTGCTGCGCCTGGCGCCAAAATCCTTTGCCGTTTATTCCGGTGACGATGCGACTGCCATGGCACTGATGTTCTGTGGCGCCAAGGGCAATATTTCCGTCACGGCCAATGTCGCCCCGCGCGCCATGCATGAATTGTGCGTGGCTGCCATGCAAGGCGAGATTGCCCGTGCAATCGAGATCAACAACCGCATGCTGCCCTTGCATAACAAGCTGTTTGTCGAACCCAATCCTGTGCCAGTGAAATGGGCCATGGCAGAAATGGGCAAGATTCCTTCCGGCATCCGTTTGCCGCTGGTGCCGCTGGCGCAGGAATACCAGGAAACCGTCCGCAAGGCATTGCGCGAAGCTGCTGTATTACAATAA
- a CDS encoding site-2 protease family protein, which produces MNELIQNFSVYVLPILFAITLHEAAHAYAAKYFGDSTAYVQGRMSLNPVRHIDPVGTLLIPIVLYFVGSPFLFGYAKPVPVDWGKLRNPKRDMAWVALAGPAANLLMALLWMLFSLALVAFHVNEDFFHKMAQAGIIVNLVIFAFNLFPVPPLDGGRIMFSILPNRLAYKYGRMEPYGFFIVLALLFLQVLKFWMVPVMTAANFLLQLLVSPFTFLLS; this is translated from the coding sequence ATGAACGAGCTTATCCAGAATTTTTCAGTCTACGTACTGCCCATCCTCTTTGCCATTACCCTGCACGAAGCGGCGCACGCCTACGCCGCAAAGTACTTCGGTGACTCCACCGCCTACGTGCAGGGGCGCATGAGCCTGAACCCGGTGCGCCATATCGACCCGGTGGGCACGCTCCTGATTCCCATCGTGCTGTATTTCGTCGGCAGCCCTTTCCTGTTCGGCTATGCCAAGCCGGTGCCGGTGGACTGGGGCAAGCTGCGCAATCCCAAGCGCGACATGGCCTGGGTAGCGCTGGCCGGCCCTGCCGCCAATCTGCTGATGGCGCTCCTGTGGATGCTGTTTTCGCTGGCGCTGGTGGCCTTCCACGTCAATGAAGACTTTTTCCACAAGATGGCGCAAGCCGGCATCATCGTCAATCTTGTGATCTTCGCCTTCAACCTGTTTCCGGTACCACCGCTGGATGGTGGGCGCATCATGTTCAGCATCCTGCCGAACCGGCTGGCCTACAAGTATGGCCGCATGGAACCGTATGGTTTCTTCATTGTGCTGGCGCTGCTGTTTTTGCAGGTGTTGAAATTCTGGATGGTGCCGGTCATGACGGCCGCCAATTTCCTGCTGCAACTGCTGGTCTCCCCGTTCACCTTCTTGCTGAGTTAA
- a CDS encoding peptidylprolyl isomerase — protein MKIAQNTVVTLNYTLSDAQGSLIEESREPMVYLHGGYQNTLPKIEEALEGQLAGYQTTIQVEPEDAFGEYDADLVKIEDRNRLPTPLEVGMQFEGSPEEGEEQQESLLFTVTEIADDKVVLDGNHPLAGIALRFGLNVLSVRAASDEEIAHGHVHGEHGHHHGDDEDEGDGGDEFRTVPVH, from the coding sequence ATGAAGATTGCCCAGAATACGGTAGTGACCCTGAACTACACCCTCTCCGATGCGCAAGGCAGTCTCATCGAGGAGAGCCGCGAGCCGATGGTGTATCTGCATGGCGGCTACCAAAATACCCTGCCGAAAATCGAGGAAGCGCTCGAAGGCCAGCTGGCCGGTTACCAGACGACCATCCAGGTCGAACCCGAAGATGCCTTTGGTGAATATGATGCCGATCTGGTCAAGATCGAAGACCGTAACCGCCTGCCCACGCCGCTGGAAGTCGGCATGCAGTTCGAAGGCTCCCCCGAGGAAGGCGAAGAGCAGCAGGAATCCCTGCTCTTCACCGTGACTGAAATTGCCGACGATAAGGTGGTCCTGGATGGCAATCATCCCCTGGCCGGCATTGCCCTGCGCTTCGGCTTGAACGTGCTCAGCGTGCGTGCGGCCAGCGACGAGGAAATCGCACATGGTCATGTGCATGGCGAACATGGCCACCATCATGGCGACGACGAGGATGAAGGCGACGGCGGCGACGAATTCCGTACCGTCCCGGTGCACTGA